gaaaaaaatgaattaatataggacccacataaaaaaaactaactttttaatcgtagacctcattttttttcaaagcaattgcgcggcgtttgtaattccacgactgtacgtagcattgatgaattattatatatatcatatataaatgaaaagttGTATGTCGAATTTTgagtatattaattaataaagaatGATGCATGTTTGTTTAGGAGGCTTGTGGTAATTCGTACGTACTGTTGATCTCATGCATATTCAATTACTTATAACCATCGGTATTCAATTCGAGCCGATCTTCCATGCATGATTCGGTTGGGCGATGCTTCAAGTAAACCACGCAGATAAGCaccaactaattaattaagaatggaGAGGGATAAAACTTTTAAGACAAAATATACAAAAGGtgataaatgtaaaaaataaaaataaaatagaaaaaaatgagaCTGAGAATGGAGAAATTCTTAttcgttaatactatatataaaaataatcaatatataatataatcttatttatttgagttaaaattatttagttGACAAAAGACAGATCACAACTAGTGTACTAGCTTAATTATGTCCGTACGTAAGAGTTGCATGTATTTCACGCAGGATCAATGAGTGTACATTGTTCGTGGCCGATAATAGAATTGGAGGTAGACTTTCTTGGAGAAACGTACGTGGGATGCATGCACCCTTGGATTTAGATTCATGATCTCCACAAAATCAGTAATTTAATTTGTACGTTGGTGGTTGAATATAAGTTGTATAATGTTGCTTGAATATTAATTCTATGTATATTTTCTATGGATGTCTTAATAGATAAGATCACAATAATTAGAAAAGTACCTATATTCAaacaagctatatatataggctGCTCAATattggaaggaaaatgatagCATATTTTACATCGATCACTAATTAAACGTgtccatttatattttttaattttttaattttttaaaaaaaatttcttaatgtttaaaaaagtgactattaataaaattatatatatattttttattttttcttaatgaacaaagatgtttaaaaaataatttaaaaaaaaaaaactatttgagTGTGCATAGCAGCGTGCGCCCTAGCATTTTCCTTGGTGAAACCATAAAGATCGAACCGCGACTCCATATATAACATTTGTAACACGTCTTTCCTTAGAGGCCTTCAAGGAACATTAATGATCACAGAAGTCAATAACAACGAAAATAAAAGAAGCGTTGATAAAAGAATACCAGAATGGTaaacgaagaagaaaagaagaaaattccaATTTAGTAGTCAACTACGCAGCTGCTGCACTCGGTGGAGACCCTTTACCCTCCAGCTATCTTTAAGCTCCCTAGCCTCGCCTTCTCTGATATTTCCTCTTCTCCTTCCCTTCCCTGTGTTGTGCCTTAAGCTGCcctgaaaataaacacaaaatagatagagataatatttaagtggttcggcaatttgcctacgtccactgagcagaaacactatattcaaaacaactctatCTCAAATGGCACATACACACTTCTcacacttctctctctcaatgggatggttttcccttcatatgacctctcctatttataggagaggttgAACTCATCTCCCTCCACATATGTGCTGGAATGCACAAGCTAAACACTCAACAATTCACATGTGAGGAACACAATCATGTGAATTGGATACCACCAACACATGGGCACACATAGTGGATGGCACACATGGGGTGGGTGGATGGCACACATGGGGTGGTccctcaacaatcaccccctccacccaagtgtgccacatTAGGATACTGCATGTTGTATCCTTCCAATGATTTCATCCCTTTATCGAAATGTTCGCTTGCCATGAGAGATCTCCGCTACCAAATGCGCCCTAAGGCGCCAATGCACCCGTAGGTGCTCAGCAGTATGAGATattaatcaagtccaaacagtgttggaacttgatcccggTGACGACCTTTGttaacatatctgctggattatcttcagtgccaatcttctgaagtagaATGTCCCCTTCTTCCAATATCTCACGTACGAAGTGGAAACGGACATCTATAtgctttgttcgagagtgatatacttgatttttggccagatgaattgcactctgactgtcacagtaaacggtaacctcttgctgcttaaagcccaagtctgttaccaatccctgtaaccaaatggcttctttcacagcttctgttacagccatgtattcagcctcagttgatgacAGTGTAACtgttgactgcaaagttgatcgccaactaactggtcctccagccatagtgaacacatatctagttgtcgatcggcgtttgtcaagatcacctgcatagtctgagtcaacatacccagttactagactatctctACCAttctcgaacttcaaaccaatatctacggtTCCTAAAAtgtaccgtagaatccacttagccgcatgccaatgagtttttccaggattatgcatatagcggctaattaagctaacggcctgggagatatcaggtcgtgtacacaccatggcatacattaagcttcctacaacacttgcatatgggacatttctCATGTAGTCCCACTCTTCAtcagttttaggagactgcaatgcactgagcttgaaatatggggccattggagtactcaccggcttcgtctttgagtcgatgttgaagcgttgcagtattctcttcagatactgcttctgagtaaggtgaactgtacctttcatcctatctctgctgatctccatccccagtattATTCGagcttctcccagatctttcatgtcaaactcacgacttaactgagtttttaagcgatctatctccccattgcttttacatgcaattaacatatcatctacatataaaagcaaataaatgaaagatccatctgcaagttttctgaaatatacacaatgatcgtattggcaacgagtgtatttcagatccatcataaagcggtcaaaccgcttataccattgccgaggtgactgcttcaagccatagagagacttcttcagactgcatacccagttttctttgccagcttctttgaatccttctggttgagacagataaatctcctcttccagatcaccatgcaaGAAAgttgtctttacatcaagctgtgctaactcaagatcatattgtgctaccaaagctagcaatatccgaatggatgaatgcttcacaacaggagagaatacttcactgtagtcaattccctctgtctgagcgtagcccttggctaccaacctagttttgtatcgcactccattcttagcagcttgatcatctttctaattgaagatccacttacagccaattgtcttctttccttttggaagcggcacaagctcccaagtctggttctggtgaagagactgcatctcttcattcattgcctttgtccattcaacttgttcactggactgtatggcttctttgtaagtggttgggatctcacccccttcagctggtaatgcatatgtcacatagtctgtaTAACGTgacggtacacgtttctctcttctcggtctgttggttgctattgattcaggttgtattggaggtactgtgactggactatcaacctcatcttgtccgtgctctccatttgtttctcctgAATCCTTTCGAGTgaaaaactccaccttttgCGAATCACCAGGTGTTTCGCTATCATGGCTGCATTCACTGGAATctctatgcttatgtgacttaagcatctcagattcgttgaaggtaacatctctactgatgatcacctttttagactctatgcaccagagtctatacccttttacaccagtactaaagcccaagaattttgttttcttggctctaggatcaagcttactctcTTTAGcgtgatagtaagcaggacatccgaaaacgtgtaaagagttataatcagtagcatgtgtacctctccacatttcagtggGTGTCTTTCCGTCATTGGCAGAtgcgggtagtcggttgatgaggtggcaggcatatgtcacagcttcagcccaaaattgtttactgaatccagcatccagcaacatacatcgtactttctctagtaaagtacgattcattcgttctgccacaccattctgctgcggtgtacctcgtactgtgaagtgtctgacaattccctctctccggcatacttccatgaagggatcTGAAGTGTATtctcctccattatcagatctgagccgcttgatctttctgccggtctgagtctcaaccattttcttccaatcaaggaagattttcagcacttcatccttattcttcatcgtatacacccacacacgacgagaataatcatctacaaaagttacaaaccaatgtttacctcccaaagatgcattttgggtaggtccccaaacatcggagtgcacatagtcaagtattccctgtgtattgtgtactgcggttccaaacttgatccgcctctgcttccccaatacacagtgctcacagaaagacagtttaccagttttggcacctttgagtaagccttgcttcaccagtgtttgcaaagctttttctcctgcgtgtcccatacgcatatgccacaGACTGGAGGTGtcatcatcagtctcatctagcttctcacagcctgtggaagctcttccagcaacagtacttccttgcaagaagtacaagtttcctcgcctcaaacccttcatagccacctgaactcccattagtactttgagagttccgtcttcaatggtgattctgaatccctttgaatccagagctcccagtgagatgagattcttccgcaagtccgcAATGTAtcgaacttctgtcagagtcttgacgctaccatcgtgcagctttagccgaatgctacctattccctgagtcttacaggcactgtcattTCCCATAAGTACTGTTCCACCttcaatctttgtgaagtcagtaaaccagtcccgattgggacacatgtgataggtacatccggaatccataatccattcatcggaatgacaaatggatgatgagcttatcaaggaaaaatccgaatcatcatctctgtccacgacattggctgtggtgggttgattctgttgttgtcccttcagcttgggacaatccttctttCAGTGTCCTTTGttttgacaaaaggaacactcgtctctggcgagCTTTCttccgactgatgaaccacgtgatgtggctcgggttttcgattgaaaacctttcttctttccgggataccttgactggGGTCTCCCTCTTGTtgttagcgcttcacttgatgtatcttgttgtacctgtttatcttttctccggtactcattgctaattaaagagctagatacatcttcaaaactaatcttttccttcccatacaatagagtagtaatcaaatgctcatatgtatcaagCAAGGAATTTagcaaaagtaaagctttatcttcatcttcgattttaacatctaaatttaacaaatcagcaagaatttggttgtaactattcagatgttcagtcattgaaataccttcacgaaattggaatctgaagagcttcttcttcaagtgcaaacggctctcaatgctcttcttcgtGAACTTAttctccaatttctgccaaagtaccctagcatttgtctctctcatgacaaaatacttttgttctttggtaaggcataatcagattgtactacaagcttgagtattaagcttcttccaaccctTATCAGTTATATCGTCTGGCTTTCcttccaacgcaatatccaactcttgttggatcaaaacgtccataacttcacactgccacatgccgaagttgcttgttccatcgaacttctcaacttcaaacttggcatttgacacggTGGACCGACGTCCAGAGCTACTGGCATTTTCAGAGCCCCTATCTGTTccagatctttccatttgaatttagaaaatttagacacaaaatttcaaaattctaaccgtacggatgagtctggaatgatccaaatagtcggaaagcactatttgattgttgaaatcagactccaaatggcttagatcaagcccaaaatagatatgaaaaacggacggttctgatcgtctggcgcgtgagatgcACGCGCTGTGTAGGGCGACTGGTCGGCGCGTGGGCGCGTGGAGTGCACGCGCATCAGCTCCTGTTTGCGCGTGGGGGGCGCGTGGGAGCGTGTACTACACGCGCTGAAgctctgtctggcgcgtgggggcgcgtgagcgaGTGTACTACACGCGCTGAAGCTCTGttgggcgcgtgggggcgcgtgaatCACACTCCCCACCTTCTAGAGGCGCGTGCGGGCTCCTCTAGTGTTCGTTTTCGatgccgtttgcggcaacggatccgTCTTGACGAGAGGAACGTTGTGGTGTGATCAAAAGTTGATTCCgatcaactgcaattttctgggtagcacgaaccgaagctctgatgaatttttaccgtagaaatgaatagtacctcactaagtcagttcccaggaatgattggagggtcacaatggacacacttaaaatttccaatctcctagacagaacctccttagactgtacgtatccacactaccacaccaaaattccaccccacaaaaaaagAGCCTaattggctctgataccaattgttgtgccttaaGCTGCcctgaaaataaacacaaaatagatagagacaatatttaagtggttcggcaatttgcctacgtccactgagcggaaacactatattcaaaaTAACTCTATCTCAAATAGCACATACACACACTTCTcacacttctctctctcaatgggatggttttcccttcatatgacctctcctatttataggagaggttgAACCCATCTCCCTCCACATATGTGCTGGAATGCACAAGCTAAACACTCAACAATTCACATGTGAGGAACACAATCATGTGAATTGGATACCACCAACACATGGGCACACATAGTGGATGGCACACATGGGGTGGGTGGATGGCACACATGGGGTGGTCCCTCAACACCCTGCACGAAAAACACATAAATATGCGTTAAACCCGGCCTCTCCTTAATTTTCTCCCTATCTGCCTCCAAACTGCTTCCACGCACAGAGTACGTAGTTGCTAAACCGGTAGACCCCATTTGAGCAGCAAGCCCCGGCCTTCTGCAGTACTCTTAAATTTGTAGCATCCTCTTTACCAGCGAAAAAGATGAATGGCCTCTTCTCCAGCTCCATCTCTCGCTTACAAGGCGAGGAAGCCTCGGCGGACTACCACCTGATCAACCTGGACAAGCTCTTCGATGATGTCGATTCCGTTAGGAACGAGCTCAAAGAGCTAGATCGCCTCAACCAAGCCCTCCCCAGCGCCCACGAGGAGAGCCAGACCCTCCAAGACGCCAAAGACGTCAAGGACCTCCGATCCCGCATGAATGCCGACGTCGCTCTTGCCCTTCAGAAGGCCAAGCTCATCAAGGTCATGCTCAAGGCCAAGCTCATCAAGGTCCAGCTCGACAAACTCAACCGCAAGCCTAACTATTTCGTGATGTTTTTGGGACTTATACTGCTTTTCTTCTTGATATATGTTGTCTTTCCGAACCTCCCGTAGGAAAACAATAATAGCAAGAGCCCCAGCCCTCCTGCCGTGTATGAAGGATTGCCATCTTCTCTTTACGACCATAGGCCGcggaaaagaaattattttatctgattCTACTTTCGTCCTCATTTCCATcgtaaataatttattataattttttttttcctgatgatacatttattaatactatttaattttgatgggcCTTGTGAGTTGTGACAGTATGCTTTAAATGGACCAAGCTATATAAAATGATTTGATAttggagaaattatatttggagACATATGCGTATGCgccgtgatttttttttttttttaaacagtgaGTAAAGATGagatttatagaaaaaatttaatttttaaagatagattcttttttttaagtgagTATACGACATTTATATAACACATGATTacatctaacattactcttatatTTTAGAtacaagaaataaattaatattttttagtaatattatgcttgcaactcttttgtaattaatttacaATTCGCTTTATAATCAACTAATACAATCATGCCacacaattaaaaataaatttgaacaaTTTTCCGAGACTAGTCTCTACTTTATATAGAATTGTAAAAAGCTATTTTCCTAATGATTTTGATATGACATGGGACAATCTCCCATTTTCGAGAAGTAAAGTACAGTAACGATGACAAAAAGTCATAGCTAAAGCCTTATAATAACGAATAGAGGGTTCAATCATATGGGGAAGGAAATATGAGTCATGCAGCGCCTGGGTCACAATCAAACATATACAAGCACTTTATAGGATTTCTTGCTTCAATATTGTATATAGATTCACAGCATCGTGACTTGAGtgaatatttttcttcttcaacaagGCAGCCTAGCCCTTCCGCATTGAACCCACCTGGATCCTTGGTATTGTAATTTGTACCTCACAGCAAAGAATCAGAGAACTTACTCATATTATCAAACACCTTCACTGggttttctcatttttcattgGAAATTCACCATTATATCATTCTAATGATCGTATCGAGTCATTGGCAGTGAATGTTCATGATTCTACCGGATCCCAGCTTGTTCACTACCCAAACATGTACTTTCCACAAGACAGTGGATCTTGACAGGCCGAAGAACACCAAGATGAGGATGACAACGCTTTTATTTTGAGTATTCTGCATGTTCCTTTGCTGTTTGTTTCTTCCTTGCGTTTGCCATTATCATTATTGTTAGTTACTCCAAACACATTCCATCACCCAAGCAAAGCACGCGTGACTAGCTAATCAAGAATAGGAAAAATGCATTATGCTTCAAATACAGATGACAAGAACACCAAATTCTTGAGTAAGGCTTGGTGCTTCCAAAGTTTAAGATAACAAAACAGACGCCTAGTTATAGGCTACATTACTCCAAAAGTCAGACAGAGACATACTAGATAATCAAACTTTAACAACGTCACACTTTTATCTCTAATTCACAAACTCATATCCAGACCTTGATGCTCTTATTTAATTAGCTAAGGAGACTTACTTATCAATTACTCCATTAATCTACAGTACATTAAAGTACATCAGGCATCTCTAACCACCTTAAGCCGGAAAGGCTGCAAGGAATGTCAGACGACAGCCTCGATGCACGAGCCAAGAATGATTTGCCTTTCATAGCAACCATATGGTGGGGACAACCCTCTCAACCGAAGCCTGTTGCAAGAACAAGTTATTGCAATGAAACTTCTCCATCTGGTTGCAGCGAGGATGGACATTGGCGCATTTAGTACCAACACCACCCGATCCCTTGCTATCAGACTTTGAGGCTGCAGCAGTTGTCTACTGCTGCAACCCACTTACCGGGCATAATAATGCCATGCCCACCATCTATCCTGCCTGATAGAGAGTGGACAGAAGGCATGAGATGGTTGATTGGAAAGTGATCAAGATCTCCCCTAGAGAACATACTAGTCACCTCTGACACAGAAATATTTGAACCACTGCCATTAGCATCCTTTGAAGTGTTTAAGGTACCACTATCAGACTGCAGGACTTCAGAACTCTGGGAACCAGTCGCCTGAGAAATTTGTCCATCACTGGTTTTGTTCACTTCAGTTCCATTCTTTCGTTTGTTCAAAATCTTCGTGTTCAAGAAACGGCCACCACATCCCCTTGGTCGGCGCATAGCATGGAGATGGCGTGATTCATGCATATATGgctgcaaaacaaataaagaaactaaGAATTATAGCTCAATAATTCATGCATATCTGCATTTTATTTGAAGATTCATTTTCACAGGGAAGGATGGGCATACTTGTCTCAATAAGTACCAGAACCTAGAACTGGAAAAACCAACACTATGCTACAATTGAACTTGGAAAAGAACGAAAGTTTAGGTTTTAAACAGTAATTTGCAGAAAGAAACAATGAATATATTTCGTCTATGATACTCTAGACCAACCAACTGAATGCGGGCATGCTCAGGGGGTCATAACAAGTCCCGTTTTCTGTCCACAGAGAACTTGAGAGCCAACATGGCTCAAATGTGTTGCCCTTGACTTGAGGTACACAAGTTTGTAGCGAAGGAAAATTATCAGGGTGGGTCAATATCATAATCACAATTGACATGCAAAGTGATCATACCATAATAGACCAAGAGATTGAAAATTAGGTTATTTCAAACAATCCTGCCACGACTTTCAACCTTCACATCAATCACATTATATGAACATTTCCTACAACAAGAAGTAAAACATTAAGATCAGAAATCAAGTTATCCTACCTTACGAACTCTAGTCAACTTATTCTTCAGTGCTGCCTTTGCACGGGACTGCCGGCGCCTGATAATCCCATGGTACTGCTTAGCATTAACATATATGGGTCCATCATCAGTTGTCAAGTTCAATGGCAGCATAACTCGGCCCTAACAATTGTGAAAAGATTGGAAGGTGAATCAGTGAATACTGCTACACGTGCTGTTGTAGGGAATcatcaataatatatagaataacTTTTGCTCCTTTTAGGATAACATTTGGTTTTACTTTTTCAGACAAAATTTCTTGCATTGGAAACAAGGAAAAAGATCCTCTTAAGTTTTAGCCTGAACTTGAGGGCTTAAAGTGGGAGAGAGATAAATACATGAAGTGAGCTCTACAGCATTATTGCTGTCCATAAGGGTTTTTTGAgcaacattaaatattaaaaagatcCTCTTAAGTTTTAGCCTGAAATGAAATTCATTCGGATTATAATGCTGTCCATAAGGGTTTTTTGAGcaacattaaatattatagggccctccctccctccctccctctgtGAGATCCAAATGTTTGGGTAAGAACTCGTGGATATTTTGATCTGAGATGCAATGGCCACAAGTTCTGGAATATAGCATACATGCAAACACACACTAGTTCACAACCAaagcagagagagaaagagttcACCAAACTTACTATTTCTCAGACCACTATTTTTAGGAAGAGCAAAGACCATAAATCCTCAAATAATCAGGATTAAAAATCCAGAGCAAAATTTTGATTCATAGGAATAGTTTACTTGCAACAACTCTAAATCTGCACAATTGGGTAGCCAGAAGAAATGAAGAGAGACAAACCGGAATTTGAGGTCCACAAGTTGGGAAGACTCCATAACATTGGTCCCCATAAGGATATTTTGCATAGATCTACAGTTTCAGTCCAGGAGAATTAGCAAACAATTACCACTCAGCAACAAAcgactaaattaaaattagggCCAAACAAGTGCTAAGGAAAAGTTTACCGTGGGCTGCCCAAATCCTAGCTCAAAGCAACCTCGATATTCTGGCAGAGCTGATTGGGGAGAAATTGCTACCTGAGATTTTTGCCCATCCCCTGACCTTCTGCAATTATCTGTAAGGGAGACTACTTTGCCAGTTAACAACAGTCAAATTGCAGTGCCTTGAGTACAAAAGAATTGCATGTGAGACGAAGTCAAACTTATGCTCGTACACTGGATATGAAAACTTGTTTGGATTTTCTATTATGCCAATAATCAAAATAAGCCAGCATCTAACAATCTACTAACTGATGGTTTTCCTTTGGAAACCACTAGGGAATCATCACCAACCGATGCATCAAGAAGGCCATTACCCGGCTCATGGATGCTACTTTCtcaatgcatacatatatatatatatatatatataaaaggtggTTGGATGCTGCAATCCCAAAACTTCCCTCCAATAATCATTGACACCATTGAAATTCACTTCAAATTTACCAAATGAACCATTTGCTAATTAATGTTTTAGACCAAATGATGCACAACTGGGTTCATAATTTACTAAATCACATCTCACTTGCATTCAGAAAATATTTGGTGCCAACCAAATATATCGATATGCGTATTTCAAATACTTCTTGGATTCCATTCTAACAGCTGTTTCTATTTTCACTTCTTTTGAACTATAACAGTAAAATTCAATAAACAGTAGTACCATTTAGGCAAGCAAGAACTGC
This sequence is a window from Carya illinoinensis cultivar Pawnee chromosome 9, C.illinoinensisPawnee_v1, whole genome shotgun sequence. Protein-coding genes within it:
- the LOC122277356 gene encoding nuclear transcription factor Y subunit A-10-like isoform X1; the protein is MAAETFYFKQREGIVHNPIGQLSAPWWSAITSPSVYGEACGQLKPLSMDHPSGGDQLITNKQAARGTQAAARANTTQFTLFPVSLTDNCRRSGDGQKSQVAISPQSALPEYRGCFELGFGQPTIYAKYPYGDQCYGVFPTCGPQIPGRVMLPLNLTTDDGPIYVNAKQYHGIIRRRQSRAKAALKNKLTRVRKPYMHESRHLHAMRRPRGCGGRFLNTKILNKRKNGTEVNKTSDGQISQATGSQSSEVLQSDSGTLNTSKDANGSGSNISVSEVTSMFSRGDLDHFPINHLMPSVHSLSGRIDGGHGIIMPGKWVAAVDNCCSLKV
- the LOC122277356 gene encoding nuclear transcription factor Y subunit A-10-like isoform X2 yields the protein MAAETFYFKQREGIVHNPIGQLSAPWWSAITSPSVYGEACGQLKPLSMDHPSGGDQLITNKQAARGTQAAARANTTQFTLFPDNCRRSGDGQKSQVAISPQSALPEYRGCFELGFGQPTIYAKYPYGDQCYGVFPTCGPQIPGRVMLPLNLTTDDGPIYVNAKQYHGIIRRRQSRAKAALKNKLTRVRKPYMHESRHLHAMRRPRGCGGRFLNTKILNKRKNGTEVNKTSDGQISQATGSQSSEVLQSDSGTLNTSKDANGSGSNISVSEVTSMFSRGDLDHFPINHLMPSVHSLSGRIDGGHGIIMPGKWVAAVDNCCSLKV